The following coding sequences lie in one Monomorium pharaonis isolate MP-MQ-018 chromosome 1, ASM1337386v2, whole genome shotgun sequence genomic window:
- the LOC118646096 gene encoding uncharacterized protein LOC118646096 gives MILKRVGQKHILLFGDLLQLPPVREDPVFVQLSNDKIKTCVGSLITVNLWTTLFYYDELTINMRQQEDDRYRQLLSRIRIGSLTKSDCADLESRKISFKGNCVESRLKEICDFMDNLPSDTVCLLPTRNMCEVLNAAMLNRIASKEILLIAEDTINCNSYVKKKVLRVLSNNDDDNSKTAGLSKEIVIKIGAKVMIRRNIDATLGLVNGTIATVVSVIQDTSTDYVEKIKLLLPSGSEYLIERVSVKFEVVDNAFVIRKQFPLCVSYGITIHKCQGLSLQSAVMDVGNSIFNCGQVYVALSRVTSLKGLHLINFDPSSVTADRKAIDEYNRLRYKYKPEVETIPISKERHCKVKDIPWTLSKVIASVQENGQNQTLQINTTWILRGFQNVDNVSCYANAVIQCLLHLGAVRKQLSNCDKSNVLRMLMHRYEYGMHNLNTYEVRQYLGELFLMNVKRDALEFFTILCTNYDGIRQLVEHQITSTTRCNSCYITKTISYNNLVISISINNLKKKSYNLNDLLHVTFSHWCQSDNGSCEHCTGNNILFKNELTLTNDIIIIHLALFSFQEGKIVKAIRNFNISSIPTTKVLIAGQSYKVMNAIFHSGLCIEEGHYTSICREGSSNTWIEIDDERIKKSRWPRGAKDLYVLFLPKVDKNKK, from the coding sequence ATGATACTGAAGAGGGTTGGTCAAAAACACATTCTTTTATTTGGCGATTTGCTTCAATTACCTCCTGTACGTGAGGATCCTGTTTTTGTACAATTatctaatgataaaattaagacATGTGTTGGTTCTTTAATTACCGTTAATTTGTGgactacattattttattatgatgaATTGACAATTAATATGCGTCAGCAAGAGGATGATAGATATCGACAATTGTTGTCGAGAATTCGTATTGGTTCATTGACAAAGTCTGATTGTGCCGATCttgaaagtagaaaaatatcttttaaggGTAATTGTGTGGAATCTAGATTAAAggaaatatgtgattttatgGACAATTTACCATCGGACACTGTTTGTTTATTGCCTACTCGTAATATGTGTGAAGTTCTTAATGCAGCTATGTTAAATCGCATTGCTTCGAAAGAGATATTACTAATTGCCGAAGATACAATCAACTGTAATTcgtatgtaaaaaagaaagtattaaGAGTATTATCGAATAATGACGATGATAATTCTAAAACTGCTGGACTttcaaaagaaattgtaattaaaattggagCAAAAGTTATGATAAGGCGTAATATTGATGCTACTTTGGGTCTTGTAAATGGTACTATAGCTACAGTGGTTTCAGTTATACAAGATACGTCTACcgattatgtagaaaaaatcaaacttcTTTTGCCATCAGGatcagaatatttaattgaaaggGTGAGCGTCAAATTTGAAGTGGTGGATAACGCATTTGTTATCAGAAAACAATTTCCACTGTGTGTGAGTTATGGAATAACCATTCATAAATGTCAAGGATTGAGCTTACAAAGTGCTGTTATGGATGTAGGCAACTCTATATTTAATTGCGGTCAAGTTTACGTTGCATTGTCACGAGTAACGTCTCTGAAAGGGTTGCATCTGATTAACTTTGATCCTTCTTCAGTAACAGCTGATAGAAAAGCTATCGATGAATATAATCGGCTAAGATATAAGTACAAACCAGAAGTAGAAACAATTCCTATTTCAAAAGAACGTCACTGTAAAGTGAAAGATATTCCATGGACATTGTCGAAAGTAATCGCTTCTGTTCAGGAGAATGGTCAAAATcaaacattacaaataaatactacTTGGATTTTACGTGGTTTTCAAAATGTAGATAATGTATCATGTTACGCTAATGCAGTTATACAATGTCTATTGCATTTAGGTGCCGTTAGAAAGCAACTGTCTAATTGTGACAAATCAAATGTTTTACGCATGTTAATGCATCGATATGAATATGGaatgcataatttaaatacatatgaGGTTCGACAATACTTaggagaattatttttaatgaacgtAAAACGAGATGCACTCgagttttttacaattttgtgtACAAATTATGACGGTATAAGACAATTAGTAGAGCATCAAATAACTTCCACTACTCGATGTAATTCCTGTTACATTACAAAAACAAtcagttataataatttagttatttcaatatctattaacaatttaaaaaaaaagagctatAATCTTAACGATTTATTACATGTTACATTTTCACATTGGTGTCAATCAGATAACGGGTCATGTGAACATTGTAcaggaaataatatattgtttaaaaatgaacTTACATTAACGaacgatataattattattcatttagcATTATTTTCATTCCAAGAAGGTAAAATAGTGAAAGCaatacgtaattttaatatatcttctaTTCCTACAACTAAAGTATTAATAGCTGGACAATCGTATAAAGTAATGAATGCTATATTTCATAGTGGTTTATGTATTGAGGAAGGACATTATACAAGTATATGTAGAGAAGGATCATCTAATACTTGGATTGAAATTGATGATGagcgaattaaaaaaagccGCTGGCCCAGAGGTGCTAAAGATCTTTATGTACTTTTCTTACCaaaagttgataaaaataaaaaataa